The Myxococcus fulvus genome has a window encoding:
- a CDS encoding MarR family winged helix-turn-helix transcriptional regulator, whose protein sequence is MRVPANRPALRVQPTGAGEEELESNEDSGAAYEAPPEEDTSTPASRRLHDLIIQLGRYRSLRDPLHGICESNQLTPTQIHVLMWLGNDGPTHVGVLAQRVGITKKTITGVVDRLEDMKMVERTRDAEDRRAVVAQLTSEGVKLFTLISRSVDQGLRRMLDLLPPDDQEALFGLLERVLKRLGTTPEQAV, encoded by the coding sequence ATGCGAGTGCCGGCCAACAGACCGGCCCTCCGCGTGCAGCCGACGGGCGCGGGCGAGGAGGAGCTGGAGTCCAACGAGGACTCGGGAGCGGCCTACGAGGCGCCCCCCGAGGAGGACACCTCCACTCCCGCGTCACGGCGGCTGCACGACCTCATCATCCAGCTCGGGCGCTACCGCTCGTTGAGGGATCCGCTGCACGGAATCTGCGAGAGCAACCAGCTCACCCCCACGCAGATCCACGTGCTGATGTGGCTGGGCAACGACGGCCCCACGCACGTGGGCGTCCTGGCCCAGCGGGTCGGAATCACGAAGAAGACCATCACCGGCGTGGTGGATCGGCTGGAGGACATGAAGATGGTGGAGCGCACGAGGGACGCCGAGGACCGGCGCGCCGTCGTCGCGCAGCTCACCTCGGAGGGCGTCAAGCTCTTCACCCTCATCAGCCGCAGCGTGGACCAGGGGCTGCGGCGGATGCTGGACCTGCTTCCTCCCGATGACCAGGAGGCCCTCTTCGGCCTCCTGGAGCGGGTGCTGAAGCGGCTCGGGACCACGCCCGAGCAGGCCGTCTAG